The following coding sequences lie in one Mus musculus strain C57BL/6J chromosome 11, GRCm38.p6 C57BL/6J genomic window:
- the Kat2a gene encoding histone acetyltransferase KAT2A isoform X4, translating to MLEEEIYGANSPIWESGFTMPPSEGTQLVPRPATVSATVVPSFSPSMGGGSNSSLSLDSAGTEPMPGEKRKLPENLTLEDAKRLRVMGDIPMELVNEVMLTITDPAAMLGPETSLLSANAARDETARLEERRGIIEFHVIGNSLTPKANRRVLLWLVGLQNVFSHQLPRMPKEYIARLVFDPKHKTLALIKDGRVIGGICFRMFPTQGFTEIVFCAVTSNEQVKGYGTHLMNHLKEYHIKHSILYFLTYADEYAIGYFKKQGFSKDIKVPKSRYLGYIKDYEGATLMECELNPRIPYTELSHIIKKQKEIIKKLIERKQAQIRKVYPGLSCFKEGVRQIPVESVPGIREQGPWLRGQGGILRAWVGILRDAFSPSAGETGWKPLGKEKGKELKDPDQLYTTLKNLLAQIKSHPSAWPFMEPVKKSEAPDYYEVIRFPIDLKTMTERLRSRYYVTRKLFVADLQRVIANCREYNPPDSEYCRCASALEKFFYFKLKEGGLIDK from the exons ATGCTTGAGGAAGAGATCTACGGGGCAAATTCTCCCATCTGGGAGTCAGGCTTCACCATGCCACCTTCGGAGGGGACACAGCTGGTGCCCCGGCCAG CCACGGTCAGTGCAACAGTTGTACCCAGCTTCAGTCCTTCCATGGGAGGAGGCAGCAACAGCTCCCTGAGCCTAGATTCCGCAGGGACTGAGCCCATGCCAG gggagaagaggaagctTCCTGAGAACCTGACCCTGGAGGATGCCAAGCGGCTCCGCGTGATGGGGGACATCCCCATGGAGCTGGTCAATGAGGTCATGCTGACGATCACTGACCCCGCTGCCATGCTGGGGCCTGAG ACAAGCCTGCTTTCGGCCAACGCAGCTCGAGATGAGACGGCTCGCCTGGAAGAACGGCGAGGAATCATCGAGTTCCACGTCATTGGCAACTCCCTGACGCCCAAGGCCAACCGGCGCGTGCTGCTCTGGCTCGTGGGGCTGCAGAATGTCTTTTCCCACCAGCTGCCAAGAATGCCCAAGGAATATATCGCCCGCCTCGTCTTTGACCC GAAGCACAAGACCCTGGCCCTGATCAAGGATGGGCGGGTCATCGGTGGCATTTGCTTCCGCATGTTTCCCACTCAGGGCTTCACGGAAATCGTCTTCTGTGCCGTCACCTCAAATGAGCAGGTCAAG GGCTATGGCACCCACCTGATGAACCACCTAAAGGAGTACCACATCAAACACAGCATCCTTTACTTTCTCACCTATGCTGACGAGTACGCCAttggctacttcaaaaagcaG GGCTTCTCCAAAGACATCAAGGTGCCCAAGAGCCGCTATCTGGGCTACATCAAGGACTATGAAGGAGCGACGCTGATGGAGTGTGAGCTGAATCCCCGAATCCCCTACACAGAGCTGTCCCACATCatcaagaaacagaaagag ATCATCAAGAAGTTGATTGAGCGCAAACAGGCACAGATCCGCAAGGTCTACCCTGGACTCAGCTGCTTCAAAGAGGGAGTGAGGCAGATCCCGGTGGAGAGCGTCCCTGGCATTCGTGAGCAGGGGCCTTGGCTGAGAGGGCAGGGGGGCATTCTCAGGGCATGGGTAGGCATTCTGAGGGATGCTTTCTCCCCCTCTGCAGGAGAGACAGGCTGGAAGCCactgggaaaggagaaggg CAAGGAGCTTAAGGATCCTGATCAGCTATATACGACCCTCAAAAACCTGCTGGCTCAGATCAAG tCACACCCCAGTGCCTGGCCCTTCATGGAACCTGTGAAGAAGTCAGAGGCTCCTGACTACTACGAGGTTATCCGTTTCCCCATTG ACCTGAAGACCATGACAGAACGGTTGCGCAGTCGCTACTATGTGACCCGGAAGCTCTTCGTAGCTGACCTGCAGCGGGTCATCGCCAACTGCCGGGAGTACAATCCCCCAGACAGCGAATACTGTCGCTGCGCCAGTGCCCTGGAGAAGTTCTTCTACTTCAAGCTCAAAGAGGGAGGGCTCATCGACAAGTAG
- the Kat2a gene encoding histone acetyltransferase KAT2A isoform X3 — translation MLEEEIYGANSPIWESGFTMPPSEGTQLVPRPATVSATVVPSFSPSMGGGSNSSLSLDSAGTEPMPAGEKRKLPENLTLEDAKRLRVMGDIPMELVNEVMLTITDPAAMLGPETSLLSANAARDETARLEERRGIIEFHVIGNSLTPKANRRVLLWLVGLQNVFSHQLPRMPKEYIARLVFDPKHKTLALIKDGRVIGGICFRMFPTQGFTEIVFCAVTSNEQVKGYGTHLMNHLKEYHIKHSILYFLTYADEYAIGYFKKQGFSKDIKVPKSRYLGYIKDYEGATLMECELNPRIPYTELSHIIKKQKEIIKKLIERKQAQIRKVYPGLSCFKEGVRQIPVESVPGIREQGPWLRGQGGILRAWVGILRDAFSPSAGETGWKPLGKEKGKELKDPDQLYTTLKNLLAQIKSHPSAWPFMEPVKKSEAPDYYEVIRFPIDLKTMTERLRSRYYVTRKLFVADLQRVIANCREYNPPDSEYCRCASALEKFFYFKLKEGGLIDK, via the exons ATGCTTGAGGAAGAGATCTACGGGGCAAATTCTCCCATCTGGGAGTCAGGCTTCACCATGCCACCTTCGGAGGGGACACAGCTGGTGCCCCGGCCAG CCACGGTCAGTGCAACAGTTGTACCCAGCTTCAGTCCTTCCATGGGAGGAGGCAGCAACAGCTCCCTGAGCCTAGATTCCGCAGGGACTGAGCCCATGCCAG caggggagaagaggaagctTCCTGAGAACCTGACCCTGGAGGATGCCAAGCGGCTCCGCGTGATGGGGGACATCCCCATGGAGCTGGTCAATGAGGTCATGCTGACGATCACTGACCCCGCTGCCATGCTGGGGCCTGAG ACAAGCCTGCTTTCGGCCAACGCAGCTCGAGATGAGACGGCTCGCCTGGAAGAACGGCGAGGAATCATCGAGTTCCACGTCATTGGCAACTCCCTGACGCCCAAGGCCAACCGGCGCGTGCTGCTCTGGCTCGTGGGGCTGCAGAATGTCTTTTCCCACCAGCTGCCAAGAATGCCCAAGGAATATATCGCCCGCCTCGTCTTTGACCC GAAGCACAAGACCCTGGCCCTGATCAAGGATGGGCGGGTCATCGGTGGCATTTGCTTCCGCATGTTTCCCACTCAGGGCTTCACGGAAATCGTCTTCTGTGCCGTCACCTCAAATGAGCAGGTCAAG GGCTATGGCACCCACCTGATGAACCACCTAAAGGAGTACCACATCAAACACAGCATCCTTTACTTTCTCACCTATGCTGACGAGTACGCCAttggctacttcaaaaagcaG GGCTTCTCCAAAGACATCAAGGTGCCCAAGAGCCGCTATCTGGGCTACATCAAGGACTATGAAGGAGCGACGCTGATGGAGTGTGAGCTGAATCCCCGAATCCCCTACACAGAGCTGTCCCACATCatcaagaaacagaaagag ATCATCAAGAAGTTGATTGAGCGCAAACAGGCACAGATCCGCAAGGTCTACCCTGGACTCAGCTGCTTCAAAGAGGGAGTGAGGCAGATCCCGGTGGAGAGCGTCCCTGGCATTCGTGAGCAGGGGCCTTGGCTGAGAGGGCAGGGGGGCATTCTCAGGGCATGGGTAGGCATTCTGAGGGATGCTTTCTCCCCCTCTGCAGGAGAGACAGGCTGGAAGCCactgggaaaggagaaggg CAAGGAGCTTAAGGATCCTGATCAGCTATATACGACCCTCAAAAACCTGCTGGCTCAGATCAAG tCACACCCCAGTGCCTGGCCCTTCATGGAACCTGTGAAGAAGTCAGAGGCTCCTGACTACTACGAGGTTATCCGTTTCCCCATTG ACCTGAAGACCATGACAGAACGGTTGCGCAGTCGCTACTATGTGACCCGGAAGCTCTTCGTAGCTGACCTGCAGCGGGTCATCGCCAACTGCCGGGAGTACAATCCCCCAGACAGCGAATACTGTCGCTGCGCCAGTGCCCTGGAGAAGTTCTTCTACTTCAAGCTCAAAGAGGGAGGGCTCATCGACAAGTAG
- the Kat2a gene encoding histone acetyltransferase KAT2A isoform X1 has protein sequence MAEPSQAPNPVPAAQPRPLHSPAPAPTSTPAPSPASASTPAPTPAPAPAPAAAPAGSTGSGGAGVGSGGDPARPGLSQQQRASQRKAQVRGLPRAKKLEKLGVFSACKANETCKCNGWKNPKPPTAPRMDLQQPAANLSELCRSCEHPLADHVSHLENVSEDEINRLLGMVVDVENLFMSVHKEEDTDTKQVYFYLFKLLRKCILQMTRPVVEGSLGSPPFEKPNIEQGVLNFVQYKFSHLAPRERQTMFELSKMFLLCLNYWKLETPAQFRQRSQSEDVATYKVNYTRWLCYCHVPQSCDSLPRYETTHVFGRSLLRSIFTVTRRQLLEKFRVEKDKLVPEKRTLILTHFPKFLSMLEEEIYGANSPIWESGFTMPPSEGTQLVPRPATVSATVVPSFSPSMGGGSNSSLSLDSAGTEPMPAGEKRKLPENLTLEDAKRLRVMGDIPMELVNEVMLTITDPAAMLGPETSLLSANAARDETARLEERRGIIEFHVIGNSLTPKANRRVLLWLVGLQNVFSHQLPRMPKEYIARLVFDPKHKTLALIKDGRVIGGICFRMFPTQGFTEIVFCAVTSNEQVKGYGTHLMNHLKEYHIKHSILYFLTYADEYAIGYFKKQGFSKDIKVPKSRYLGYIKDYEGATLMECELNPRIPYTELSHIIKKQKEIIKKLIERKQAQIRKVYPGLSCFKEGVRQIPVESVPGIREQGPWLRGQGGILRAWVGILRDAFSPSAGETGWKPLGKEKGKELKDPDQLYTTLKNLLAQIKSHPSAWPFMEPVKKSEAPDYYEVIRFPIDLKTMTERLRSRYYVTRKLFVADLQRVIANCREYNPPDSEYCRCASALEKFFYFKLKEGGLIDK, from the exons ATGGCGGAACCTTCCCAGGCCCCAAACCCGGTCCCGGCAGCGCAGCCCCGGCCCCTTcactccccagcccctgccccaacTTCGACTCCTGCGCCCAGTCCGGCTTCAGCCTCCACTCCGGCTCCGACTCCGGCACCAGCCCCTGCCCCAGCTGCAGCCCCAGCTGGGAGCACAGGGAGTGGGGGCGCCGGGGTAGGAAGTGGGGGGGATCCGGCTCGACCTGGCCTGAGCCAGCAGCAGCGCGCTAGCCAGAGGAAGGCGCAAGTCCGGGGTCTGCCGCGTGCCAAGAAGCTTGAGAAACTAGGGGTCTTCTCAGCTTGCAAG GCCAATGAAACCTGCAAGTGTAATGGCTGGAAAAACCCCAAGCCCCCCACCGCACCCCGCATGGACCTCCAGCAGCCAGCTGCCAACCTGAGCGAGTTGTGCCGTAGCTGTGAGCACCCTTTGG CGGACCATGTGTCCCACCTGGAGAATGTGTCAGAGGACGAGATTAACCGGCTCTTGGGAATGGTAGTAGATGTAGAAAATCTGTTCATGTCTGTTCACAAGGAAGAGGACACAGACACCAAACAAGTCTATTTCTACCTCTTCAAG CTCTTGCGGAAGTGCATTCTGCAGATGACACGGCCAGTGGTGGAGGGGTCTCTAGGCAGCCCCCCATTTGAGAAGCCTAACATTGAACAG GGTGTACTGAACTTTGTGCAGTACAAATTTAGCCACCTGGCCCCCCGAGAGCGCCAGACAATGTTTGAGCTCTCAAAGATGTTCCTGCTCTGCCTTAACTACTGGAAGCTGGAGACCCCTGCTCAATTCCGGCAGCGGTCCCAGTCTGAGGATGTCGCTACCTACAAAGTCAATTATACCAG ATGGCTCTGTTACTGCCACGTGCCCCAGAGCTGCGACAGCCTCCCCCGCTACGAGACCACCCACGTGTTTGGCCGAAGCCTTCTACGGTCCATTTTCACTGTCACCCGCCGGCAGCTACTGGAAAAATTTCGGGTGGAAAAGGACAAACTGGTGCCTGAGAAGAGGACCCTCATCCTCACTCACTTCCCCAA ATTCCTGTCCATGCTTGAGGAAGAGATCTACGGGGCAAATTCTCCCATCTGGGAGTCAGGCTTCACCATGCCACCTTCGGAGGGGACACAGCTGGTGCCCCGGCCAG CCACGGTCAGTGCAACAGTTGTACCCAGCTTCAGTCCTTCCATGGGAGGAGGCAGCAACAGCTCCCTGAGCCTAGATTCCGCAGGGACTGAGCCCATGCCAG caggggagaagaggaagctTCCTGAGAACCTGACCCTGGAGGATGCCAAGCGGCTCCGCGTGATGGGGGACATCCCCATGGAGCTGGTCAATGAGGTCATGCTGACGATCACTGACCCCGCTGCCATGCTGGGGCCTGAG ACAAGCCTGCTTTCGGCCAACGCAGCTCGAGATGAGACGGCTCGCCTGGAAGAACGGCGAGGAATCATCGAGTTCCACGTCATTGGCAACTCCCTGACGCCCAAGGCCAACCGGCGCGTGCTGCTCTGGCTCGTGGGGCTGCAGAATGTCTTTTCCCACCAGCTGCCAAGAATGCCCAAGGAATATATCGCCCGCCTCGTCTTTGACCC GAAGCACAAGACCCTGGCCCTGATCAAGGATGGGCGGGTCATCGGTGGCATTTGCTTCCGCATGTTTCCCACTCAGGGCTTCACGGAAATCGTCTTCTGTGCCGTCACCTCAAATGAGCAGGTCAAG GGCTATGGCACCCACCTGATGAACCACCTAAAGGAGTACCACATCAAACACAGCATCCTTTACTTTCTCACCTATGCTGACGAGTACGCCAttggctacttcaaaaagcaG GGCTTCTCCAAAGACATCAAGGTGCCCAAGAGCCGCTATCTGGGCTACATCAAGGACTATGAAGGAGCGACGCTGATGGAGTGTGAGCTGAATCCCCGAATCCCCTACACAGAGCTGTCCCACATCatcaagaaacagaaagag ATCATCAAGAAGTTGATTGAGCGCAAACAGGCACAGATCCGCAAGGTCTACCCTGGACTCAGCTGCTTCAAAGAGGGAGTGAGGCAGATCCCGGTGGAGAGCGTCCCTGGCATTCGTGAGCAGGGGCCTTGGCTGAGAGGGCAGGGGGGCATTCTCAGGGCATGGGTAGGCATTCTGAGGGATGCTTTCTCCCCCTCTGCAGGAGAGACAGGCTGGAAGCCactgggaaaggagaaggg CAAGGAGCTTAAGGATCCTGATCAGCTATATACGACCCTCAAAAACCTGCTGGCTCAGATCAAG tCACACCCCAGTGCCTGGCCCTTCATGGAACCTGTGAAGAAGTCAGAGGCTCCTGACTACTACGAGGTTATCCGTTTCCCCATTG ACCTGAAGACCATGACAGAACGGTTGCGCAGTCGCTACTATGTGACCCGGAAGCTCTTCGTAGCTGACCTGCAGCGGGTCATCGCCAACTGCCGGGAGTACAATCCCCCAGACAGCGAATACTGTCGCTGCGCCAGTGCCCTGGAGAAGTTCTTCTACTTCAAGCTCAAAGAGGGAGGGCTCATCGACAAGTAG
- the Kat2a gene encoding histone acetyltransferase KAT2A isoform a (isoform a is encoded by transcript variant 1) — protein sequence MAEPSQAPNPVPAAQPRPLHSPAPAPTSTPAPSPASASTPAPTPAPAPAPAAAPAGSTGSGGAGVGSGGDPARPGLSQQQRASQRKAQVRGLPRAKKLEKLGVFSACKANETCKCNGWKNPKPPTAPRMDLQQPAANLSELCRSCEHPLADHVSHLENVSEDEINRLLGMVVDVENLFMSVHKEEDTDTKQVYFYLFKLLRKCILQMTRPVVEGSLGSPPFEKPNIEQGVLNFVQYKFSHLAPRERQTMFELSKMFLLCLNYWKLETPAQFRQRSQSEDVATYKVNYTRWLCYCHVPQSCDSLPRYETTHVFGRSLLRSIFTVTRRQLLEKFRVEKDKLVPEKRTLILTHFPKFLSMLEEEIYGANSPIWESGFTMPPSEGTQLVPRPATVSATVVPSFSPSMGGGSNSSLSLDSAGTEPMPAGEKRKLPENLTLEDAKRLRVMGDIPMELVNEVMLTITDPAAMLGPETSLLSANAARDETARLEERRGIIEFHVIGNSLTPKANRRVLLWLVGLQNVFSHQLPRMPKEYIARLVFDPKHKTLALIKDGRVIGGICFRMFPTQGFTEIVFCAVTSNEQVKGYGTHLMNHLKEYHIKHSILYFLTYADEYAIGYFKKQGFSKDIKVPKSRYLGYIKDYEGATLMECELNPRIPYTELSHIIKKQKEIIKKLIERKQAQIRKVYPGLSCFKEGVRQIPVESVPGIRETGWKPLGKEKGKELKDPDQLYTTLKNLLAQIKSHPSAWPFMEPVKKSEAPDYYEVIRFPIDLKTMTERLRSRYYVTRKLFVADLQRVIANCREYNPPDSEYCRCASALEKFFYFKLKEGGLIDK from the exons ATGGCGGAACCTTCCCAGGCCCCAAACCCGGTCCCGGCAGCGCAGCCCCGGCCCCTTcactccccagcccctgccccaacTTCGACTCCTGCGCCCAGTCCGGCTTCAGCCTCCACTCCGGCTCCGACTCCGGCACCAGCCCCTGCCCCAGCTGCAGCCCCAGCTGGGAGCACAGGGAGTGGGGGCGCCGGGGTAGGAAGTGGGGGGGATCCGGCTCGACCTGGCCTGAGCCAGCAGCAGCGCGCTAGCCAGAGGAAGGCGCAAGTCCGGGGTCTGCCGCGTGCCAAGAAGCTTGAGAAACTAGGGGTCTTCTCAGCTTGCAAG GCCAATGAAACCTGCAAGTGTAATGGCTGGAAAAACCCCAAGCCCCCCACCGCACCCCGCATGGACCTCCAGCAGCCAGCTGCCAACCTGAGCGAGTTGTGCCGTAGCTGTGAGCACCCTTTGG CGGACCATGTGTCCCACCTGGAGAATGTGTCAGAGGACGAGATTAACCGGCTCTTGGGAATGGTAGTAGATGTAGAAAATCTGTTCATGTCTGTTCACAAGGAAGAGGACACAGACACCAAACAAGTCTATTTCTACCTCTTCAAG CTCTTGCGGAAGTGCATTCTGCAGATGACACGGCCAGTGGTGGAGGGGTCTCTAGGCAGCCCCCCATTTGAGAAGCCTAACATTGAACAG GGTGTACTGAACTTTGTGCAGTACAAATTTAGCCACCTGGCCCCCCGAGAGCGCCAGACAATGTTTGAGCTCTCAAAGATGTTCCTGCTCTGCCTTAACTACTGGAAGCTGGAGACCCCTGCTCAATTCCGGCAGCGGTCCCAGTCTGAGGATGTCGCTACCTACAAAGTCAATTATACCAG ATGGCTCTGTTACTGCCACGTGCCCCAGAGCTGCGACAGCCTCCCCCGCTACGAGACCACCCACGTGTTTGGCCGAAGCCTTCTACGGTCCATTTTCACTGTCACCCGCCGGCAGCTACTGGAAAAATTTCGGGTGGAAAAGGACAAACTGGTGCCTGAGAAGAGGACCCTCATCCTCACTCACTTCCCCAA ATTCCTGTCCATGCTTGAGGAAGAGATCTACGGGGCAAATTCTCCCATCTGGGAGTCAGGCTTCACCATGCCACCTTCGGAGGGGACACAGCTGGTGCCCCGGCCAG CCACGGTCAGTGCAACAGTTGTACCCAGCTTCAGTCCTTCCATGGGAGGAGGCAGCAACAGCTCCCTGAGCCTAGATTCCGCAGGGACTGAGCCCATGCCAG caggggagaagaggaagctTCCTGAGAACCTGACCCTGGAGGATGCCAAGCGGCTCCGCGTGATGGGGGACATCCCCATGGAGCTGGTCAATGAGGTCATGCTGACGATCACTGACCCCGCTGCCATGCTGGGGCCTGAG ACAAGCCTGCTTTCGGCCAACGCAGCTCGAGATGAGACGGCTCGCCTGGAAGAACGGCGAGGAATCATCGAGTTCCACGTCATTGGCAACTCCCTGACGCCCAAGGCCAACCGGCGCGTGCTGCTCTGGCTCGTGGGGCTGCAGAATGTCTTTTCCCACCAGCTGCCAAGAATGCCCAAGGAATATATCGCCCGCCTCGTCTTTGACCC GAAGCACAAGACCCTGGCCCTGATCAAGGATGGGCGGGTCATCGGTGGCATTTGCTTCCGCATGTTTCCCACTCAGGGCTTCACGGAAATCGTCTTCTGTGCCGTCACCTCAAATGAGCAGGTCAAG GGCTATGGCACCCACCTGATGAACCACCTAAAGGAGTACCACATCAAACACAGCATCCTTTACTTTCTCACCTATGCTGACGAGTACGCCAttggctacttcaaaaagcaG GGCTTCTCCAAAGACATCAAGGTGCCCAAGAGCCGCTATCTGGGCTACATCAAGGACTATGAAGGAGCGACGCTGATGGAGTGTGAGCTGAATCCCCGAATCCCCTACACAGAGCTGTCCCACATCatcaagaaacagaaagag ATCATCAAGAAGTTGATTGAGCGCAAACAGGCACAGATCCGCAAGGTCTACCCTGGACTCAGCTGCTTCAAAGAGGGAGTGAGGCAGATCCCGGTGGAGAGCGTCCCTGGCATTC GAGAGACAGGCTGGAAGCCactgggaaaggagaaggg CAAGGAGCTTAAGGATCCTGATCAGCTATATACGACCCTCAAAAACCTGCTGGCTCAGATCAAG tCACACCCCAGTGCCTGGCCCTTCATGGAACCTGTGAAGAAGTCAGAGGCTCCTGACTACTACGAGGTTATCCGTTTCCCCATTG ACCTGAAGACCATGACAGAACGGTTGCGCAGTCGCTACTATGTGACCCGGAAGCTCTTCGTAGCTGACCTGCAGCGGGTCATCGCCAACTGCCGGGAGTACAATCCCCCAGACAGCGAATACTGTCGCTGCGCCAGTGCCCTGGAGAAGTTCTTCTACTTCAAGCTCAAAGAGGGAGGGCTCATCGACAAGTAG
- the Kat2a gene encoding histone acetyltransferase KAT2A isoform b (isoform b is encoded by transcript variant 2) gives MAEPSQAPNPVPAAQPRPLHSPAPAPTSTPAPSPASASTPAPTPAPAPAPAAAPAGSTGSGGAGVGSGGDPARPGLSQQQRASQRKAQVRGLPRAKKLEKLGVFSACKANETCKCNGWKNPKPPTAPRMDLQQPAANLSELCRSCEHPLADHVSHLENVSEDEINRLLGMVVDVENLFMSVHKEEDTDTKQVYFYLFKLLRKCILQMTRPVVEGSLGSPPFEKPNIEQGVLNFVQYKFSHLAPRERQTMFELSKMFLLCLNYWKLETPAQFRQRSQSEDVATYKVNYTRWLCYCHVPQSCDSLPRYETTHVFGRSLLRSIFTVTRRQLLEKFRVEKDKLVPEKRTLILTHFPKFLSMLEEEIYGANSPIWESGFTMPPSEGTQLVPRPATVSATVVPSFSPSMGGGSNSSLSLDSAGTEPMPGEKRKLPENLTLEDAKRLRVMGDIPMELVNEVMLTITDPAAMLGPETSLLSANAARDETARLEERRGIIEFHVIGNSLTPKANRRVLLWLVGLQNVFSHQLPRMPKEYIARLVFDPKHKTLALIKDGRVIGGICFRMFPTQGFTEIVFCAVTSNEQVKGYGTHLMNHLKEYHIKHSILYFLTYADEYAIGYFKKQGFSKDIKVPKSRYLGYIKDYEGATLMECELNPRIPYTELSHIIKKQKEIIKKLIERKQAQIRKVYPGLSCFKEGVRQIPVESVPGIRETGWKPLGKEKGKELKDPDQLYTTLKNLLAQIKSHPSAWPFMEPVKKSEAPDYYEVIRFPIDLKTMTERLRSRYYVTRKLFVADLQRVIANCREYNPPDSEYCRCASALEKFFYFKLKEGGLIDK, from the exons ATGGCGGAACCTTCCCAGGCCCCAAACCCGGTCCCGGCAGCGCAGCCCCGGCCCCTTcactccccagcccctgccccaacTTCGACTCCTGCGCCCAGTCCGGCTTCAGCCTCCACTCCGGCTCCGACTCCGGCACCAGCCCCTGCCCCAGCTGCAGCCCCAGCTGGGAGCACAGGGAGTGGGGGCGCCGGGGTAGGAAGTGGGGGGGATCCGGCTCGACCTGGCCTGAGCCAGCAGCAGCGCGCTAGCCAGAGGAAGGCGCAAGTCCGGGGTCTGCCGCGTGCCAAGAAGCTTGAGAAACTAGGGGTCTTCTCAGCTTGCAAG GCCAATGAAACCTGCAAGTGTAATGGCTGGAAAAACCCCAAGCCCCCCACCGCACCCCGCATGGACCTCCAGCAGCCAGCTGCCAACCTGAGCGAGTTGTGCCGTAGCTGTGAGCACCCTTTGG CGGACCATGTGTCCCACCTGGAGAATGTGTCAGAGGACGAGATTAACCGGCTCTTGGGAATGGTAGTAGATGTAGAAAATCTGTTCATGTCTGTTCACAAGGAAGAGGACACAGACACCAAACAAGTCTATTTCTACCTCTTCAAG CTCTTGCGGAAGTGCATTCTGCAGATGACACGGCCAGTGGTGGAGGGGTCTCTAGGCAGCCCCCCATTTGAGAAGCCTAACATTGAACAG GGTGTACTGAACTTTGTGCAGTACAAATTTAGCCACCTGGCCCCCCGAGAGCGCCAGACAATGTTTGAGCTCTCAAAGATGTTCCTGCTCTGCCTTAACTACTGGAAGCTGGAGACCCCTGCTCAATTCCGGCAGCGGTCCCAGTCTGAGGATGTCGCTACCTACAAAGTCAATTATACCAG ATGGCTCTGTTACTGCCACGTGCCCCAGAGCTGCGACAGCCTCCCCCGCTACGAGACCACCCACGTGTTTGGCCGAAGCCTTCTACGGTCCATTTTCACTGTCACCCGCCGGCAGCTACTGGAAAAATTTCGGGTGGAAAAGGACAAACTGGTGCCTGAGAAGAGGACCCTCATCCTCACTCACTTCCCCAA ATTCCTGTCCATGCTTGAGGAAGAGATCTACGGGGCAAATTCTCCCATCTGGGAGTCAGGCTTCACCATGCCACCTTCGGAGGGGACACAGCTGGTGCCCCGGCCAG CCACGGTCAGTGCAACAGTTGTACCCAGCTTCAGTCCTTCCATGGGAGGAGGCAGCAACAGCTCCCTGAGCCTAGATTCCGCAGGGACTGAGCCCATGCCAG gggagaagaggaagctTCCTGAGAACCTGACCCTGGAGGATGCCAAGCGGCTCCGCGTGATGGGGGACATCCCCATGGAGCTGGTCAATGAGGTCATGCTGACGATCACTGACCCCGCTGCCATGCTGGGGCCTGAG ACAAGCCTGCTTTCGGCCAACGCAGCTCGAGATGAGACGGCTCGCCTGGAAGAACGGCGAGGAATCATCGAGTTCCACGTCATTGGCAACTCCCTGACGCCCAAGGCCAACCGGCGCGTGCTGCTCTGGCTCGTGGGGCTGCAGAATGTCTTTTCCCACCAGCTGCCAAGAATGCCCAAGGAATATATCGCCCGCCTCGTCTTTGACCC GAAGCACAAGACCCTGGCCCTGATCAAGGATGGGCGGGTCATCGGTGGCATTTGCTTCCGCATGTTTCCCACTCAGGGCTTCACGGAAATCGTCTTCTGTGCCGTCACCTCAAATGAGCAGGTCAAG GGCTATGGCACCCACCTGATGAACCACCTAAAGGAGTACCACATCAAACACAGCATCCTTTACTTTCTCACCTATGCTGACGAGTACGCCAttggctacttcaaaaagcaG GGCTTCTCCAAAGACATCAAGGTGCCCAAGAGCCGCTATCTGGGCTACATCAAGGACTATGAAGGAGCGACGCTGATGGAGTGTGAGCTGAATCCCCGAATCCCCTACACAGAGCTGTCCCACATCatcaagaaacagaaagag ATCATCAAGAAGTTGATTGAGCGCAAACAGGCACAGATCCGCAAGGTCTACCCTGGACTCAGCTGCTTCAAAGAGGGAGTGAGGCAGATCCCGGTGGAGAGCGTCCCTGGCATTC GAGAGACAGGCTGGAAGCCactgggaaaggagaaggg CAAGGAGCTTAAGGATCCTGATCAGCTATATACGACCCTCAAAAACCTGCTGGCTCAGATCAAG tCACACCCCAGTGCCTGGCCCTTCATGGAACCTGTGAAGAAGTCAGAGGCTCCTGACTACTACGAGGTTATCCGTTTCCCCATTG ACCTGAAGACCATGACAGAACGGTTGCGCAGTCGCTACTATGTGACCCGGAAGCTCTTCGTAGCTGACCTGCAGCGGGTCATCGCCAACTGCCGGGAGTACAATCCCCCAGACAGCGAATACTGTCGCTGCGCCAGTGCCCTGGAGAAGTTCTTCTACTTCAAGCTCAAAGAGGGAGGGCTCATCGACAAGTAG